CCGTAGCCAATCTGGAGCAAACCACCAATATGCTTACAAACGGAAATGGCCTGGTTTCCAAAATGCTGACCGACGGTCAAATGGCCGATAAAGTAAGCAATATGGTGACCAACTTAAACGATGTCTCGCTGGCGCTGAAAGATGGCAAAGGCTCGCTGGGTAAGTTGATGGTCGATGAATCGTTTTATAACAACCTCAATGCGGTAACGCAGCGCGCGGATGCTTTGATTTCTCATCTCGATAATCCAAATGGGACGCTTGGCAAGCTCGCAAATGATCCGACGCTTTATGCAAATTTGAATCGCACAGTCAATTCGCTCGACTCGTTGCTTGTGGATTTAAAGCAAAATCCAAGCCGCTATGTGAAGCTCAGCCTTTTTTAAGTTTAGCTAATTATGTGGATAACTCGTCGCAGCTTGAAATCGCGCATCAAAAAGTGAAGTCCAAATGGCTCAAAATGTTGAAGTAAAAGCCAAGATCGATTCAATTGATACGTTCATAAAAAAGGCGTCTCAGCTATCGAATCAAGAGTCTGAAACGATAAGCCAGGAAGATATTTTCTTTAATTGCAGCAACGGGCGCTTGAAATTGCGAATGATCGATGAAAAAAAAGGGCAGTTAATTGCCTACGAGCGCCCCGATTCTTCCGGCCCAAAAATTTCCTCCTATAAAATATATGAGACTCCAGCGCCGCATGTTTTGAAAGAAACCTTGACAAAATCATGCGGAATTCTCGGTATCGTGAAAAAAACACGCTATTTCTTTTTAATCGGGCGCACAAGGGTGCACATCGATCAGGTCGATGGGCTTGGTGCTTATTTTGAGTTAGAAGTAGTCCTTTCAGCTGATGAAAATGAAGAATCGGGCGTCCATGAAGCGGAAGCATTGATGGAAAAGTTTGGCATTGATGAGCGGCAATTAGTCAAAGGTGCATATTTAGATCTCTTGCTGAGTCAATCAAGTGAAGCCGTTTAGCGCCATGTTATGTGCTAGAAGAAATGGTCGCAGATAATAGGAAATAAATGAATAGCAAAGAAAGAATGAAATATCCTGAAGATTTTCTGAATAAATTTATTTGTGGTAATGCTGTGGATGTAATGAAACAAATCCCTGATGGTAGCATTGAGCTAGTTGTTACTTCTCCACCTTACAATCTAAAAAACTCTACCGGTAATGGCATGAAGGACGGCAGAGGCGGTAAATGGTCAAATGCAGCCTTAATAAATGGTTACTCACATTACAATGATAATATGCCACACGATGAATATGTCGAATGGCAGCGGGAATGTTTAGCAGAGATGTTGCGAATAATTCCTGAAAACGGAGCCATTTTTTATAATCATAAATGGAGAGTTCAAGCAGGACTGCTGCAAGATAGAAATGATATTGTTTCTGGTTTTCCGGTTCGCCAAATTATAATTTGGCGAAGGAAAGGGGGGATAAATTTCAATCCAGGGTACTTTTTACCTACATATGAGGTTATTTACTTAATAGCCAAGCCAAATTTCAAACTTGCCAAAAAAGCGAATGCACATGGAGATATATGGGAATTTGGTCAAGAAAGTAAAAACAAACACCCTGCACCATTTCCAGTTGAACTAATAGAGAGAATCATTTTATCAACAGATGCCGATGTTGTTTTAGACCCTTTTATGGGGTCAGGAACTACTGCACTGGCAGCTAAGAATCTTGATAGACAATTTATTGGAATAGATATTTCTCCAGAATATTGTGAAATGGCGGAAGAACGTCTTGCTAATCCTATGTCCGTTATTAAACAAA
Above is a window of Chloroherpeton thalassium ATCC 35110 DNA encoding:
- a CDS encoding class IV adenylate cyclase, with protein sequence MAQNVEVKAKIDSIDTFIKKASQLSNQESETISQEDIFFNCSNGRLKLRMIDEKKGQLIAYERPDSSGPKISSYKIYETPAPHVLKETLTKSCGILGIVKKTRYFFLIGRTRVHIDQVDGLGAYFELEVVLSADENEESGVHEAEALMEKFGIDERQLVKGAYLDLLLSQSSEAV
- a CDS encoding DNA-methyltransferase gives rise to the protein MNSKERMKYPEDFLNKFICGNAVDVMKQIPDGSIELVVTSPPYNLKNSTGNGMKDGRGGKWSNAALINGYSHYNDNMPHDEYVEWQRECLAEMLRIIPENGAIFYNHKWRVQAGLLQDRNDIVSGFPVRQIIIWRRKGGINFNPGYFLPTYEVIYLIAKPNFKLAKKANAHGDIWEFGQESKNKHPAPFPVELIERIILSTDADVVLDPFMGSGTTALAAKNLDRQFIGIDISPEYCEMAEERLANPMSVIKQITTNKKEKQANLFD